The genomic DNA TCAGTGAACAACTGCTGCCGGGCATGCGGGCACGCGGCCGGGGCACGATCGTCAACGTCGCCAGTGTCGGCGGGGGCGTCGCGCAGTTCCCGGGTTTCCGCGTCGCGGACGGCATGAGCAAGGCGGCCCTCGCGTATCTCACCCGCCACCTGGCCGCGGAACTGGTCCACGACCCCGTCGACGTCATCGCGATCTGCCCCGGCGCCGTGGACACCCCCATGTTCGAGGCCAGCACCCTCGCGGGCCTCACCCCGTCCCGCCGCGCCGCCCTCGAATCCACCCTGCCCGGCGGCCGGTTGATCCACCCCGAGGAGATAGCGGAACTGGTGTGGTGGCTGGCCGGCCCGGGCGCGGGGCTGCTGCACGGGGCGGTGATCGACGCGTCGATGGGGTTGGGGGTGCGGCCGGGGTTGCTCGGCGGGGTGGTGGAAGGGGCGGGGGTGGAGAGGTGATGCCAGGGGGCGTTGTCGAAGGGGTGCGTTTCCGTGCCGGAGGCGGAGCGACGATCCCGGGCATCCGTCGGGCCGCCGGCTTCCTCGCCGGTTCGTCCGCCGTCGCGGAGCCGCGTGTCCATGCCGAGGCCCCCGGAGCCACCCCGTGACCCCGCCCTCCCGCCAGGCCGCCCGCCTCGTCTCCGGTTCGCCCGCCATCGCCGAGGCCCACTTCCGCGCCGAGGCACTGCCCTACCACCCCAGCCTGCGCCCCGACGGGTGGCTCAATCTCGGTACCGCCGAGAACCGGCTCGTGCAGGACCTGCACGGCGAGCTGCCGCCACCGCCCCTGACGGCGCGCGAGACCCGTTACGCGCCCCTGTACGGCACCCCGGAGCTGCGCGAGCACATCGCACGGCATCTCGGCTCCATGGGCGGTCGGCCCGTCGACCCCGAGGACCTGGTCGTGGTGGCGGGGGCGACCGCGGCCCTCGACGTGGCCGCCACCGCGCTGTGCGACCCGGGTGAGGCGATCGTCGTGCCCACGCCCTGCTACGGCGCCCTCGACACCGACCTCGGCGGCCGTTCCGGTGCTCGGCTGCTGCTCGCCCCGCCGGACGCGGCGGACGGCCACGGTCTCGCCGTAGGGTCCGTGGACCGGACGCTCGCCGAGGCCCGGCGGGACGGCGTGGACGTACGGGCCATCGCGCTGGCGTCGCCCGCGAATCCGACCGGAGCGGTCCATCCGGCCGTGGAACTGCGGGAGTTGGCCGCGGTGGCGGCCCATCACGGCGTGGACGTCGTCGCCGACGAGATCTACGCGGGGTCGGTGTTCGGGCCGCTGCCCTTCACCGCGCTGCGAACGGTCGCCCCCGACCCCGCCCGCGTCCACACCGTGTGGGGTTTCGCCAAGGACTTCGGGCTGCCCGGTCTCAAGGCGGGTGTGCTGCACACCACCGACCCGGAGATCCGGGACGCGGCCCGCGCCCTCGCCTACTTCGCGCCCGTCTCCACCCACACCCAGGCCCACCTCACCCGGCTGCTGGCCGACCCCGCGCGCGTGCACGCCTTCCTCGTCGAGAACCGGCGCCGCCTCGCCACCTCGTACACCCGGGCCGCCGCGCTCCTGGACGGCTTCGGCATCCCGTACGCCCCCGCGCAGGCCGGCTGCTCGGTCTGGGCCGACCTGGCCGCCTGGCTGCCCCGCCCCGGCTTCGCCGGAGAACGCGCGCTCTGGCACGAGATCCTCGACCGCACCCACGTCAGCATCCTGCCCGGCGAGGCCTTCCACGCCCCCCGCCCCGGCTGGTTCCGCATCTGCCACTCACTCGACGCGGCCCTGGTGGAGGAGGCCCTGGCCCGGCTCGGCCACCTCCTCAACCCGAACGGAACACCCCGTGCGTCCCATGCCCCCCGCGCACCGCACGCACCGCACCTACCGCACGCACTCCGTGTGCCCCACGACGACGACACGGGATGCCGCGCGATCGCACCCGCAGGGCCGGCTCGACCCAGCCGTGGTGACGGAGGCCCTGGTGAAGAAGCCCGCGCTTCGACCGGGCCGGCTGCTCGGACCACACCCACGGGACCCGCCCGACGCAGCCCTCACCCGGAAGGGAGCACCCCGTGACGCCGTCCGACACCCCCCGACCGCACCCGCCCGGCCCCCTCGACCGCTGGTACGAGCAGGCGGGCGTCCGTACCGGAGTGCGCCGGATGTTCCACGAGGAGACCGAGCGCGGCAAGGTCTTCTTCCCGGTCGCCCTGGTGCCGTACGCCGGACATGACGCCGTACGGGAACTGCCGCCCGAGCGGCTGCGGGAGCTGACCGTGCGGCACCTCTACCAGTTCCTGCTGTCGACGACCCACCTGGAGACCCGGGTCGTCAACACGGCCGCCGAAGCCGTGGCCAACGGCCGTACCGGACTCGACCTGCCCGCCGCCCTGCGCCCGGACGCCTTCAAGGTCTACTGCGACGAGGGCTACCACGCCCTCTACAGCCTCGACCTCGCCGACCAGATCGCCGCCGTGACCGGCATCGCGATACCCGACCAGGACTACGGCGGCTTCGTCGACCGGCTGCGCGGCTCGGCGCACCGCGCGCTGCCCGGCGCGCCCGCGCTCGCCGGACTCCTTCAGGCGGTGGTGTTCGAGACGCTGATCACGGCCGTGCTCAACGAGGTGCCGGGCGACGAGTCCGTCGTCCGCGTGGTGCGCGACCTGCTGCGCGACCACGCCCGGGACGAGGGCCGCCACCACCGTTTCTTCTCCGCCCTCTTCCGCGAGGCGTGGACCCACCTCTCCGCCGCCGACCGCGCCGCCGCCGCACACGCCCTGCCCGAGCTGATCCGCACCGCCCTGACCTGGGACCTCGCCCCCGTCCGCGGCTCCCTGCGGTTGGCCGGCCTCGACCCGGACACCGCGCGCCGGGTCGCCGCCGACTGCTGCGCGGCCGGCCCCGACCCGCGCCGCCTGAACGAGACCGCCCGCTCGACGCTACGGCTCTGCGCGGCCGTCGGCGTCTTCGAACTCCCGGGCGCCCGCGAGCACTTCGCCGCCCACGGCCTCGGCGACGGCCACGGCTCCGGCGACGACGGCCACGAGGAGACCCCGTGAACCCGACCACCACGAGCCTCACCTACGGCACGTATCTGCGGCTGCCGCAGCTCCTCGGCCAGCAGGTGCCGCAGGCCGCCGCCGCGCACGACGAGCATCTGTTCATCACCGTGCACCAGGTCCACGAACTCTGGTTCAAGCAGCTCCTCGTCGAGCTCACCGACGCCCGCGACCGGATGCTGGCGGGCGAGAACGCCGTAGCGGTACGACGACTGAGCCGCTGCCACGAGATCGAGCGGGAGCTGCTCGGCACGCTGGAGCTGCTGGACACCATGGCGCCGGGCGACTTCCGGGAGTTCCGCGGCGCGCTGGGCACGGCCAGCGGCGGGCAGTCGGCCCAGTTCCACGAGATCGAGGCGCTCTCGGCGCACCGGGACCCCGCCCGCCGGGACCGCCCCCGCCGGATGCGCTGGCTCACCGGCACCGAGCGGGCCCGCCTGGACCGCCGCCTGCTGGAACCGACCCTGTGGGACGGCTTCCTCGCGGCGCTGGCGGGCCTCCCGGGTCCGGGCCGGGCCGCGGCCTTCCGCGGCGAGGGCCCCCTCGGCGAGCTCGCGGACGCCCTGCTCGGCCACGACGAGGGGTGGGCGCGGTGGCGGGCCCGGCACGTCCGCGTCGTGGAGCGGCAGCTCGGCGGGGAGCGCGGTACGGCGGGCAGTTCGGGTGCCGCGTATCTGCGGGGCCGTACCGGGGAACGGTTCTTCCCCCGGCTGTGGGAGGCTCGGGGCGCCGTGCTGTGAGCCCCTGATGTGTCCGCTGTGTGTGTCCGCCGTGCGGGCGGGTCGGGCGGGAGCCCGGAGGGAATGTCCTCCGGGCTTCTTCTGTTGTGGGGTAGCAGAAAGTTCAACGCTCAACTAAACTCGACGCACAAGGAGGTCCCGACATGCCTGCAGTGACCGTAGAGAACCCGCTGACCCTGCCCCGCGTGGCCGCGCCGGCCGACGCCGTGGCACGTCCCGTGCTCGCCGTCTCGACCGCGCCCAGCGGTTTCGAGGGTGAGGGCTTCCCGGTGCGCCGCGCGTTCGCCGGGATCAACTACCGCCACCTCGACCCGTTCATCATGATGGACCAGATGGGCGAGGTGGAGTACGCGCCGGGCGAGCCGAAGGACTCTACCAGTTGGGTGCGTACATCGGTACACGGTCGCTGAGCTGCGGATACTTCCACCTGAAGGAGAGTCACCATGCCTGCTGTAACTGTCGACAACCCCCTGACGCTCCCGCGCGTGGCCGCCTCGGCTGACGCTGTCGCTCGTCCCGTGCTCACTGTCACGACGGCGCCGAGTGGCTTCGAGGGCGAAGGGTTCCCGGTGCGCCGCGCGTTCGCCGGGATCAACTACCGCCACCTCGACCCGTTCATCATGATGGATCAGATGGGCGAGGTGGAATATCAGCCTGGAGAGCCAAAAGGGACCCCGTGGCATCCGCACCGTGGCTTCGAGACCGTCACGTACATCATCGACGGCGTCTTTGATCACCAGGACTCCAACGGCGGTGGCGGCACCATCACCAACGGCGACACGCAGTGGATGACGGCGGGCGCGGGCCTGCTGCACATCGAGGCTCCGCCGGAGTCGCTGGTCGTGTCCGGCGGTCTCTTCCACGGGCTCCAGCTCTGGGTGAACCTGCCGGCCAAGGACAAGATGATGGCCCCGCGCTACCAGGACATTCGTGGTGGTCAGGTGCAGTTGCTGACGACTCCGGACGGCGGCGCGCTGCTGCGGGTCATCGCCGGTGAGCTGGACGGTCACCAGGGCCCCGGCATCACGCACACCCCGATCACGATGGTTCACGCGACGGTGGCGCCGGGTGCGGAACTCACCCTGCCTTGGCGGGAGGACTTCAACGGCCTGGTGTACGTCATGGCGGGCAAGGGGTCGGTGGGCGCGGAGCGTCGTCCGATCCACCTGGGCCAGACGGCCGTGTTCGGTGCAGGCTCCTCGCTGACTGTTCGCGCGGACGAGCAGCAGGACGGGAACACCCCTGACCTTGAGGTCGTCATCCTCGGCGGTCAGCCGATCCGTGAGCCGATGGCGCACTACGGCCCGTTCGTCATGAACACGCGTGACGAACTTCAGCAGGCCTTCGAGGACTTCCAGAAGGGTCGGCTGGGCACCATCCCCGCCGTGCACGGCATGAGCGAGGGTGGACTGTAGGCCTTCGCAGAGCTGAGCAATTCAGCGTCGCCAACCGCCAAGTCCCGCTCCCCAAGTGCGGGGCGGGGCTTGGCGGTTGGTTCCTGACACGACAGAACCCCATGTTTCCTGCCTACCAGGAAACATGGGGTTCTCTGTTGAATCGGCTACACGTCGGCGCTGCGCGCGAACGCCACAAGTCCAGCGAACCCTTCGGGCGAGAGCATGAGCGCCGGAGCGTTGGGGGTCTTGCTGTCCCGTATCGGGACGACACCGTGAGTCATGGCGTACGACGGTGCCCACTCGATGCAGTTGCCGCCCTGCCCGTCGCTGTACGTGCTCTTGACCCACACATCGCCGCGTGGGGCGGGGGTGTTGCTCATCTGGCGTGCTCCTCCATGATCGAGTGGATCAGGGCCAAGGAACGTGTCTCTGACTCTGCTGCCGCACGTAGCCGCTCATAGGTAGCCGACCAATCCCGCACGGCAGACGGCGAGTCGTTGACGGACCCCTTGCCGGTGGTCTCCGAGTACAAGACCGTCGCCCCGTCGTCTGGCGTAAGCAGGATAAACGGCAGACCGGACGCGGGGGCACCCGCCTCGAAGGCCAGAACCTGAAGCGTGACGTGCGGGCTTTCCGCCATGTGCACAAGGTGCTGTAGCTGTCCGGCCATGGTTCCCGGATTGCCGACGGTCGTGCGCAACACGGCCTCATGGAAGATGACCCACAGGAACGGCGGCTCCGGCCGGTCCAGGACGTCACGGCGGCGGAGACGGAGTTCGACCCGCCCTTTGATCTGGCTTTCAGTCTCGCGAGGATGCGCCGCCCGGAAGACTGCTTGCGCGTACTCGGGCGTCTGTAGCATGCCCATGACGAAACTGGTGCTGTAGTCCTCAATCTTGGTGGCGGCCTTCTCAAGCTCCACGTACGGCACGAACCACTCAGGGTGTCCGTGCTGCGAGATCCTGGTCAGTAGCCGCACGAAGGACCCACTGGTGTTGAAGAAGCGGTCGCACCCCTCCGCGAAGTGGAGTGACGGAAGCGCCTTGCCCTTCTTGGCCTTCGACACGTACGGGGCCTTGTAGCCGG from Streptomyces sp. NBC_01478 includes the following:
- a CDS encoding SDR family oxidoreductase, with protein sequence MGPAGPADGCRYAPRAFEFRQGEWPDHERLVAELPGPVDVLINNAAVGSKTVEQYVPGPGHAQDAAFLQINAVGPLWLSEQLLPGMRARGRGTIVNVASVGGGVAQFPGFRVADGMSKAALAYLTRHLAAELVHDPVDVIAICPGAVDTPMFEASTLAGLTPSRRAALESTLPGGRLIHPEEIAELVWWLAGPGAGLLHGAVIDASMGLGVRPGLLGGVVEGAGVER
- a CDS encoding aminotransferase class I/II-fold pyridoxal phosphate-dependent enzyme, translating into MTPPSRQAARLVSGSPAIAEAHFRAEALPYHPSLRPDGWLNLGTAENRLVQDLHGELPPPPLTARETRYAPLYGTPELREHIARHLGSMGGRPVDPEDLVVVAGATAALDVAATALCDPGEAIVVPTPCYGALDTDLGGRSGARLLLAPPDAADGHGLAVGSVDRTLAEARRDGVDVRAIALASPANPTGAVHPAVELRELAAVAAHHGVDVVADEIYAGSVFGPLPFTALRTVAPDPARVHTVWGFAKDFGLPGLKAGVLHTTDPEIRDAARALAYFAPVSTHTQAHLTRLLADPARVHAFLVENRRRLATSYTRAAALLDGFGIPYAPAQAGCSVWADLAAWLPRPGFAGERALWHEILDRTHVSILPGEAFHAPRPGWFRICHSLDAALVEEALARLGHLLNPNGTPRASHAPRAPHAPHLPHALRVPHDDDTGCRAIAPAGPARPSRGDGGPGEEARASTGPAARTTPTGPARRSPHPEGSTP
- a CDS encoding diiron oxygenase, with amino-acid sequence MTPSDTPRPHPPGPLDRWYEQAGVRTGVRRMFHEETERGKVFFPVALVPYAGHDAVRELPPERLRELTVRHLYQFLLSTTHLETRVVNTAAEAVANGRTGLDLPAALRPDAFKVYCDEGYHALYSLDLADQIAAVTGIAIPDQDYGGFVDRLRGSAHRALPGAPALAGLLQAVVFETLITAVLNEVPGDESVVRVVRDLLRDHARDEGRHHRFFSALFREAWTHLSAADRAAAAHALPELIRTALTWDLAPVRGSLRLAGLDPDTARRVAADCCAAGPDPRRLNETARSTLRLCAAVGVFELPGAREHFAAHGLGDGHGSGDDGHEETP
- a CDS encoding tryptophan 2,3-dioxygenase family protein, whose protein sequence is MNPTTTSLTYGTYLRLPQLLGQQVPQAAAAHDEHLFITVHQVHELWFKQLLVELTDARDRMLAGENAVAVRRLSRCHEIERELLGTLELLDTMAPGDFREFRGALGTASGGQSAQFHEIEALSAHRDPARRDRPRRMRWLTGTERARLDRRLLEPTLWDGFLAALAGLPGPGRAAAFRGEGPLGELADALLGHDEGWARWRARHVRVVERQLGGERGTAGSSGAAYLRGRTGERFFPRLWEARGAVL
- a CDS encoding pirin family protein, with the protein product MPAVTVDNPLTLPRVAASADAVARPVLTVTTAPSGFEGEGFPVRRAFAGINYRHLDPFIMMDQMGEVEYQPGEPKGTPWHPHRGFETVTYIIDGVFDHQDSNGGGGTITNGDTQWMTAGAGLLHIEAPPESLVVSGGLFHGLQLWVNLPAKDKMMAPRYQDIRGGQVQLLTTPDGGALLRVIAGELDGHQGPGITHTPITMVHATVAPGAELTLPWREDFNGLVYVMAGKGSVGAERRPIHLGQTAVFGAGSSLTVRADEQQDGNTPDLEVVILGGQPIREPMAHYGPFVMNTRDELQQAFEDFQKGRLGTIPAVHGMSEGGL
- a CDS encoding DUF397 domain-containing protein codes for the protein MSNTPAPRGDVWVKSTYSDGQGGNCIEWAPSYAMTHGVVPIRDSKTPNAPALMLSPEGFAGLVAFARSADV
- a CDS encoding helix-turn-helix domain-containing protein; amino-acid sequence: MSEEPEPANGLEWFGQELAAALEHKGATQQELADSTGYKAPYVSKAKKGKALPSLHFAEGCDRFFNTSGSFVRLLTRISQHGHPEWFVPYVELEKAATKIEDYSTSFVMGMLQTPEYAQAVFRAAHPRETESQIKGRVELRLRRRDVLDRPEPPFLWVIFHEAVLRTTVGNPGTMAGQLQHLVHMAESPHVTLQVLAFEAGAPASGLPFILLTPDDGATVLYSETTGKGSVNDSPSAVRDWSATYERLRAAAESETRSLALIHSIMEEHAR